A region of Leptidea sinapis chromosome 4, ilLepSina1.1, whole genome shotgun sequence DNA encodes the following proteins:
- the LOC126979756 gene encoding dual specificity protein phosphatase CDC14A-like, whose amino-acid sequence MIVNRFIRIAELAKGAVAVHCKAGLGRTGTLIACYMMKHHGFSAREAIAWLRVCRPGSVIGHQQWFLENIQPRMYAQGELFRRRHNITSLPVFTRGIYSDLPPEKPVSLQTILKHDEREKLDNANALNGNETDSENNITPVISKYKTTPSPMLPAKTVFAPKLNYMMPTNNIRNANNTNLKPQPRLINTTIKSHYAAKTSTFPPTRGANSQANKLTAGAKSQFTGKSSFHGQRANLARPANYSHGTSPIKTFARKAISVTKMTTNDTNTVTALSNVTSTLSALTENCHLNGKRLPSEPNLKNVNQTKLNNGNNTRKKLIVRSTSSSRKKLPKNTSKTNLEISQELSSSDTNITNISADSLETPYSFRRKRDKSNSPEPMEIISNSIITSDVTPENFEEGTNSQGNKLYKIKALRKKYPAFGVSLMKKDGVQTRSSSCASGSTVKKK is encoded by the exons ATGATCGTAAACCGGTTTATACGGATTGCTGAACTAGCAAAAGGGGCCGTGGCAGTTCATTGTAAAG CGGGTCTGGGTCGGACGGGCACTCTGATAGCATGCTACATGATGAAGCACCACGGCTTCTCTGCGCGCGAGGCTATCGCCTGGCTCAGGGTTTGCAGACCAGGCTCTGTGATCGGACATCAACAATGGTTCCTTGAAAA TATACAACCACGAATGTACGCTCAAGGCGAGTTATTTCGACGTCGACACAATATCACCTCGCTGCCTGTGTTCACGCGGGGCATCTACAGCGACTTGCCACCCGAAAAGCCCGTCTCTCTCCAGACTATACTGAAACACGATGAGAGAGAAAAG TTGGATAATGCAAACGCCTTGAACGGAAACGAAACCGACTCAGAAAACAACATAACACCGGTCATTAGCAAATACAAGACCACACCATCGCCAATGTTGCCAGCCAAAACTGTCTTCGCGCCAAAATTAAACTATATGATGCCAACTAACAATATCCGTAACGCGAATAATACTAATCTAAAACCACAGCCAAGGTTGATTAATACTACGATAAAGTCTCATTACGCGGCCAAAACCTCCACTTTCCCCCCAACTCGGGGTGCCAACTCTCAAGCGAATAAACTAACCGCGGGGGCCAAGTCTCAGTTCACTGGGAAAAGTAGCTTCCACGGTCAACGTGCCAACTTAGCTCGACCCGCGAACTACTCACACGGAACGAGCCCAATTAAAACCTTCGCAAGAAAAGCGATTAGCGTAACGAAAATGACGACAAACGACACAAATACCGTCACAGCTCTCAGCAATGTGACATCGACCCTGTCAGCGTTGACTGAAAACTGTCATCTTAATGGTAAGCGCTTACCATCTGAACCAAATCTCAAAAATGTCAATCAAACTAAGCTTAACAACGGGAATAACACTAGAAAGAAATTAATCGTGCGATCGACTTCAAGTTCTCGTAAGAAGTTACccaaaaatacttcaaaaacaaatctGGAGATATCTCAGGAGTTATCGTCGAGTGATACAAATATAACCAATATATCGGCAGACTCCTTGGAGACTCCATATAGCTTCAGGCGGAAACGGGACAAATCGAACAGTCCAGAGCCAATGGAGATTATTTCAAACTCCATTATCACATCCGACGTCACGCCGGAGAACTTCGAGGAAGGTACCAATTCTCAAGGAAAcaaattgtacaaaataaaagcGTTGCGTAAAAAATATCCAGCGTTTGGGGTTAGTCTGATGAAAAAAGACGGCGTACAGACTCGGTCGAGTAGTTGCGCTAGCGGGTCGACTGTTAAAAAGAAATGA